One Streptomyces sp. B21-105 genomic region harbors:
- a CDS encoding SigB/SigF/SigG family RNA polymerase sigma factor, whose translation MPIDMSTSRHDVTASPSAQSTAQPTARSTAAPPARPAAQTTAQLRRTHDDAPDTARRFARLVALEDGPERDALRDEIVTAWLPMAHRIAGRFRDRGEATEDLRQVAALGLVKAVDRFDPERGAFESYAVPTITGEIKRHFRDRMWALRVPRRVQELRNKVRVARRELAQAPGAPEPSVADLAAHTGLTEDEVVAGLEALESFSTLSLDAELPAGDDGYSLADTLGATDASFDTVVDRESAKEGLRRLPERERAILYMRFFEDMTQSRIADRLGISQMHVSRLISRSCERVRQEALR comes from the coding sequence ATGCCTATCGACATGTCGACAAGCCGTCACGACGTCACGGCTTCCCCCTCTGCTCAGTCCACCGCTCAGCCCACTGCCCGATCCACCGCTGCGCCCCCTGCCCGGCCTGCCGCGCAGACCACCGCCCAGCTGCGCCGCACCCACGACGACGCGCCCGACACGGCACGCCGGTTCGCCCGGCTCGTCGCGCTGGAGGACGGGCCGGAACGGGACGCCCTGCGCGACGAGATCGTCACCGCCTGGCTGCCCATGGCCCACCGCATCGCGGGCCGGTTCCGCGACCGCGGCGAGGCCACCGAGGATCTGCGGCAGGTGGCCGCCCTCGGCCTGGTGAAGGCCGTCGACCGCTTCGACCCCGAGCGTGGCGCCTTCGAGAGCTACGCCGTGCCCACCATCACCGGCGAGATCAAGCGCCACTTCCGGGACCGCATGTGGGCGCTGCGCGTGCCCCGCCGTGTGCAGGAACTGCGCAACAAGGTGCGCGTCGCCCGCCGGGAGCTGGCGCAGGCGCCGGGCGCGCCCGAGCCCTCGGTCGCCGACCTCGCCGCGCACACCGGACTCACCGAGGACGAGGTCGTGGCCGGCCTGGAGGCCCTGGAGAGCTTCAGCACACTGTCGCTGGACGCCGAACTCCCGGCCGGCGACGACGGGTACAGCCTCGCCGACACGCTCGGCGCCACCGACGCCTCGTTCGACACCGTGGTGGACCGCGAGTCCGCCAAGGAGGGTCTGCGGCGGCTGCCGGAACGCGAACGCGCCATCCTCTACATGCGCTTCTTCGAGGACATGACGCAGAGCAGGATCGCCGACCGGCTGGGCATCTCCCAGATGCACGTCTCCCGGCTCATCAGCCGCAGCTGTGAGCGGGTGCGCCAGGAGGCGCTGCGTTGA
- a CDS encoding ATP-binding protein: MRTNHSSDRVDTPDNPFGCGERERCRPADVRDAVRRAVAGRWLATGCPYDEEGLSDALLVASELSTNAILHGGGMTGFDVDVDGRAVRVSVSDRSDRLPVAVDPYDERGGRRAGGRGWPIVCRLARDVRVADLPSGGKRITALVPVF, encoded by the coding sequence ATGCGTACGAACCACTCCAGCGACCGCGTGGACACGCCGGACAACCCGTTCGGGTGCGGAGAGCGCGAGCGGTGCCGACCCGCCGACGTCCGCGACGCCGTACGGCGGGCGGTGGCGGGCCGATGGCTGGCCACCGGGTGCCCGTACGACGAGGAGGGCCTCTCGGACGCGCTGCTCGTCGCCTCGGAGCTCTCCACCAACGCCATCCTCCACGGGGGAGGCATGACGGGATTCGACGTCGACGTGGACGGCCGGGCCGTGCGGGTCTCCGTCAGCGATCGCAGCGACCGGCTGCCCGTCGCCGTCGACCCGTACGACGAGCGAGGAGGACGGCGCGCGGGCGGCCGCGGCTGGCCGATCGTCTGCCGGCTGGCCCGCGACGTCCGGGTGGCCGATCTCCCCTCCGGCGGCAAACGCATCACCGCCCTCGTGCCCGTGTTCTGA
- a CDS encoding DUF1206 domain-containing protein, with amino-acid sequence MNTSALARNGRAEAERAARGSLTTGAARAGLAARGVIYLLVGVIALQIAFGESGQEADRRGALAEIAEKPFGAVLLWALGVGLVGMALWRLSETVFGGVGADGRSAKKRLTALARCAFYSFVAYSVLAFAAGSGDGGGSSDEQSRDVTARVLDLPGGQWIVGAAGVGIVVAGLWIGARAVMRSYRKQLRLGEMSQGVRRLVDVTGVGGGAARGLVFAAAGAFAVRAAVDYRPDKAKGLDDTLRSFAGTPAGPALLACVAAGLVLFGVFSFCMARWRKV; translated from the coding sequence ATGAACACGAGTGCGTTGGCGCGCAACGGGCGGGCCGAGGCGGAGCGGGCGGCGCGGGGGTCGCTGACCACGGGGGCGGCCCGGGCCGGGCTCGCCGCGCGCGGTGTGATCTATCTGCTGGTGGGCGTGATCGCGCTGCAGATCGCCTTCGGCGAGAGCGGCCAGGAGGCCGACCGCCGCGGCGCCCTCGCCGAGATAGCGGAGAAGCCCTTCGGGGCCGTACTGCTGTGGGCACTGGGCGTCGGACTGGTCGGCATGGCGCTGTGGCGGCTGTCCGAGACAGTCTTCGGCGGGGTCGGCGCCGACGGGCGCAGCGCCAAGAAGCGGCTCACCGCGCTCGCCCGGTGCGCCTTCTACTCCTTCGTCGCCTACTCCGTGCTGGCGTTCGCCGCAGGTTCGGGCGACGGGGGCGGTTCGAGCGACGAACAGTCCCGGGACGTCACCGCCCGGGTGCTCGACCTGCCCGGAGGGCAGTGGATCGTCGGAGCGGCCGGGGTCGGGATCGTCGTCGCCGGCCTGTGGATCGGCGCCCGCGCCGTCATGCGGTCCTACCGCAAGCAGCTGCGGCTGGGGGAGATGTCCCAGGGCGTGCGGCGCCTGGTGGACGTCACGGGTGTGGGCGGCGGAGCGGCCCGCGGGCTGGTGTTCGCGGCCGCCGGGGCGTTCGCCGTCCGGGCCGCCGTGGACTACCGGCCGGACAAGGCCAAGGGGCTCGACGACACGCTGCGGTCCTTCGCCGGCACTCCCGCGGGTCCGGCCCTGCTGGCCTGCGTCGCCGCCGGGCTCGTCCTCTTCGGAGTGTTCTCTTTCTGCATGGCTCGCTGGCGCAAGGTCTGA
- a CDS encoding FUSC family protein, with product MRAAARSFGARWRDRVAASDPGLLRLAAGLRTVGAISLTLAVLSLLGADVSHLVAGAIASMVATFAVREKQRGPQAVTLTLGLPVALASLSLAALLSSRTVAGDFFFIALIFCAVYGRRFGDRGTALGLVGFQVYFMALFVGVGTSSLPGYLGVVAVAFGCSATARFLLVPQTPSGILERLRLAFRARLAQLLDAQLDLLDAGPEDAEKALGQVREGTARLHETAMMIQGRLAEGTPDETVARLVQRRIADAEIAAERLGLLLLTARSAERADTLTLHLPGAPLPEATRLPVRDEALDTLRHDLRALRLLVRHPVEAGSGTVLSQVRNRLLGYRDEENLPQAPPPVQDVFRGVGETARAVLGLRIALDGPQDESGDSPETARSREELDAEDAAIGGAETDESPADEVTGLRRPTTRAAVQVAVGSSLAIIGGELLSAHRWYWAVLTCWIVFINTSSTGEILVKGYRRLLGTVLGVVAGIVLAGLVGRHTWTAFAVVLLCVFAMFYTAPLSYTLMSFFVTAALGVLYTLLHTYSLSVLVLRVEETALGAACGIVAAALVLPVHTDRRTNELLATVLERLSGVTEAAVEQLSGAAPADLLERARDLDQALADLRAATQPLTHPVTPLRSRRDTARYVVALLETCAYHARSLAATAELLPTHPSIAADPRLRRAGARILHNIGAIDARVADERSTAEVLAGPSVAALLKPGVPGTPRYGRVTDRVLRHLQRLDEAVVGLARPLGAPVAAPK from the coding sequence GTGAGGGCTGCGGCACGGTCGTTCGGCGCACGGTGGCGGGATCGGGTCGCGGCGTCCGATCCCGGGCTGCTGCGCCTGGCGGCGGGGCTGCGGACGGTCGGCGCGATCTCCCTCACGCTGGCGGTGCTCTCCCTGCTGGGCGCGGACGTCTCGCATCTGGTGGCGGGCGCCATCGCCTCTATGGTCGCCACCTTCGCCGTCCGGGAGAAGCAGCGCGGCCCGCAGGCCGTCACCCTGACGCTGGGTCTGCCCGTGGCGCTCGCCTCGCTGTCGCTGGCGGCCCTGCTCAGCTCCCGGACGGTGGCCGGCGACTTCTTCTTCATCGCCCTGATCTTCTGCGCCGTCTACGGCCGCCGGTTCGGCGACCGTGGGACCGCGCTCGGACTGGTCGGCTTCCAGGTCTACTTCATGGCCCTGTTCGTCGGGGTCGGGACCTCGTCTCTGCCCGGCTACCTGGGAGTCGTCGCGGTGGCCTTCGGGTGCAGCGCGACTGCCCGGTTCCTGCTGGTGCCGCAGACCCCGTCCGGGATCCTGGAACGGCTGCGGCTGGCGTTCCGGGCGCGGCTCGCCCAGCTGCTGGACGCCCAGCTGGACCTGCTCGACGCCGGCCCGGAAGACGCGGAGAAGGCCCTCGGCCAGGTCCGCGAGGGCACCGCCCGGCTGCACGAGACGGCCATGATGATCCAGGGCCGGCTGGCGGAGGGCACGCCCGACGAGACGGTCGCCCGCCTTGTGCAGCGCCGGATCGCCGACGCCGAGATCGCCGCCGAGCGGCTGGGACTGCTCCTGCTCACCGCCCGCAGCGCCGAGCGGGCCGACACCCTGACGCTGCACCTGCCCGGCGCGCCCCTCCCCGAGGCCACCCGGCTCCCGGTACGGGACGAGGCCCTCGACACCCTCCGCCACGATCTGCGGGCCCTGCGGCTGCTGGTGCGGCATCCCGTCGAGGCGGGGTCGGGCACCGTGCTGTCGCAGGTGCGCAACCGGCTGCTCGGCTACCGGGACGAGGAGAACCTGCCGCAGGCGCCGCCTCCCGTGCAGGACGTCTTCCGGGGCGTCGGCGAGACGGCGCGCGCGGTGCTGGGTCTGCGGATCGCGCTCGACGGGCCGCAGGACGAGTCCGGCGACAGCCCAGAGACGGCCCGCTCCCGCGAGGAGCTCGACGCGGAGGACGCGGCGATCGGCGGCGCCGAGACGGACGAGTCCCCGGCGGACGAGGTCACCGGGCTGCGGCGGCCGACCACCCGGGCCGCCGTGCAGGTCGCCGTCGGGTCCTCGCTGGCCATCATCGGCGGCGAGCTGCTCTCCGCGCACCGCTGGTACTGGGCGGTGCTGACCTGCTGGATCGTTTTCATCAACACGTCCTCCACGGGGGAGATCCTGGTCAAGGGCTACCGGCGGCTGCTGGGCACCGTGCTCGGCGTGGTCGCCGGCATCGTGCTGGCGGGCCTGGTCGGCCGGCACACGTGGACGGCGTTCGCGGTGGTGCTGCTGTGCGTGTTCGCGATGTTCTACACGGCGCCCCTGTCGTACACGCTGATGTCGTTCTTCGTGACCGCCGCGCTCGGTGTGCTGTATACGCTGCTGCACACCTACAGCTTGTCCGTGCTGGTGCTGCGGGTGGAGGAGACGGCGCTGGGGGCGGCCTGCGGAATCGTCGCGGCGGCACTGGTGCTGCCGGTGCACACGGACCGGCGGACCAACGAGTTGCTGGCGACCGTGCTCGAGCGGCTGAGCGGGGTCACCGAGGCGGCCGTGGAGCAGCTGAGCGGCGCTGCCCCGGCCGATCTGCTGGAGCGGGCCCGGGACCTGGATCAGGCGCTGGCCGATCTGCGGGCCGCCACCCAGCCCCTGACCCACCCGGTCACCCCGTTGCGGTCGCGGCGGGACACCGCCCGCTACGTCGTCGCGCTGCTGGAGACCTGCGCCTATCACGCGCGGTCCCTGGCGGCCACGGCGGAACTGCTGCCGACCCATCCGTCGATCGCGGCGGACCCTCGGCTGCGCCGGGCCGGTGCGCGCATCCTGCACAACATCGGGGCGATCGACGCGCGCGTCGCGGACGAGCGGAGCACGGCGGAGGTGCTGGCCGGGCCGAGCGTCGCCGCGCTGCTGAAACCGGGCGTCCCGGGGACACCGCGCTACGGACGCGTCACCGACAGGGTACTGCGGCATCTCCAGCGCCTGGACGAGGCCGTGGTCGGCCTCGCCCGCCCGCTCGGGGCACCGGTGGCGGCGCCGAAGTGA
- a CDS encoding STAS domain-containing protein, which produces MNHDLSPAGTAHVPVLRLGDVLLITLQGDLHDGAAEQLQQDVAESIVRSRVTGVVIDISGVEIVDSFLGRVLAEIAAGARLLAARTVVAGMRPAVAITLVELGLTLSGLRTALSTEAALELLAASPDDPRRETR; this is translated from the coding sequence GTGAACCACGACCTCTCACCGGCGGGCACCGCCCATGTGCCGGTGCTGCGGCTCGGCGACGTCCTGCTGATCACCCTTCAGGGCGACCTGCACGACGGGGCGGCGGAGCAACTCCAGCAGGACGTCGCGGAGTCGATCGTCCGCAGCCGGGTGACCGGCGTGGTCATCGACATCTCCGGTGTGGAGATCGTCGACTCCTTCCTGGGGCGGGTGCTGGCCGAGATCGCGGCGGGCGCGCGGCTGCTGGCGGCGCGGACCGTGGTGGCCGGCATGCGTCCCGCGGTGGCGATCACCCTGGTGGAGCTGGGGCTGACGCTGTCCGGACTGCGGACGGCGCTGAGCACCGAGGCCGCCCTGGAACTGCTCGCGGCGTCGCCGGACGACCCGCGCCGGGAGACTCGGTGA
- a CDS encoding NAD(P)/FAD-dependent oxidoreductase: protein MDIVTRPRILVVGAGFAGVGCVRRLERELSATEADVTLVTPFAYQLYLPLLPQVASGVLTPQSIAVSLRRSKKYRTRIIPGGAIGVDLASKVCVIRTITDEIVNEPYDYIVLAPGSVTRTFDIPGLTDHAFGMKTLAEAAYIRDHVITQLDLADASNDPAEQASRLQFVVVGGGYAGTETAACLQLLTHNAVKRYPRLDPNLIKWHLIDIAPKLMPELGDKLGRSAQEVLRKRGIDISLGVSIAKAGPEEVTFTDGRVIPTRTLIWTAGVVASPLIGTLGAETQRGRLVVGAEMNLPGNDGVFALGDAAAVPDRAKGDEGAVCPPTAQHAMRQGKVVADNVIATLRGRPMRPYVHKDLGLVVDLGGTDAVSKPLGIELRGLPAQAVARGYHWSALRTGVAKARVLTNWTLNAVAGDDFVRTGFQARRTAKLKDFEYTDSYLTPEQVRARVEGAGPDTV, encoded by the coding sequence ATGGACATCGTGACACGACCCAGGATCCTGGTGGTGGGCGCGGGCTTCGCGGGGGTGGGGTGCGTCCGGCGACTGGAACGCGAACTCTCCGCCACGGAGGCCGACGTCACCCTGGTGACGCCGTTCGCCTACCAGCTCTATCTGCCGCTGCTGCCGCAGGTCGCCTCAGGCGTGCTGACGCCCCAGTCGATCGCCGTATCGCTGCGCCGCAGCAAGAAGTACCGCACCCGCATCATCCCGGGCGGCGCCATCGGCGTGGACCTCGCGTCGAAGGTCTGCGTCATCCGGACCATCACGGACGAGATCGTGAACGAGCCGTACGACTACATCGTGCTGGCTCCCGGCAGCGTCACCCGCACCTTCGACATCCCGGGGCTGACGGACCACGCGTTCGGGATGAAGACCCTCGCGGAGGCCGCGTACATCCGCGACCACGTCATCACCCAGCTCGACCTGGCCGACGCCAGCAACGACCCCGCCGAGCAGGCCTCGCGGCTGCAGTTCGTGGTCGTCGGCGGCGGTTACGCCGGCACCGAGACGGCCGCCTGTCTGCAACTGCTCACCCACAACGCGGTCAAACGCTATCCGCGGCTGGACCCGAACCTGATCAAGTGGCATCTCATCGACATCGCCCCGAAGCTGATGCCGGAACTCGGCGACAAGCTGGGCCGCAGCGCCCAGGAAGTGCTGCGCAAGCGCGGCATCGACATCTCGCTGGGCGTGTCGATCGCCAAGGCGGGCCCCGAGGAGGTCACCTTCACCGACGGGCGGGTGATTCCCACCCGGACGCTCATCTGGACGGCGGGCGTCGTGGCGAGCCCGCTGATCGGGACGCTCGGCGCGGAGACGCAGCGCGGGCGGCTCGTGGTCGGGGCCGAGATGAACCTGCCGGGCAACGACGGGGTGTTCGCGCTCGGGGACGCCGCGGCCGTGCCCGACCGGGCCAAGGGCGACGAGGGCGCGGTGTGCCCGCCGACCGCGCAGCACGCGATGCGGCAGGGCAAGGTCGTCGCCGACAACGTCATCGCCACGCTGCGGGGCCGGCCGATGCGGCCGTACGTGCACAAGGACCTCGGTCTGGTCGTCGACCTCGGGGGCACCGACGCCGTCTCCAAGCCGCTCGGCATCGAGCTGCGGGGGCTGCCCGCGCAGGCCGTGGCGCGCGGCTACCACTGGTCGGCGCTGCGCACCGGCGTCGCCAAGGCGCGGGTCCTGACCAACTGGACGCTGAACGCGGTCGCGGGCGACGATTTCGTCCGGACCGGTTTCCAGGCGCGCCGGACCGCGAAACTGAAGGACTTCGAGTACACCGACAGCTATCTGACGCCCGAGCAGGTGCGGGCGCGGGTCGAGGGGGCCGGCCCGGACACCGTCTGA
- a CDS encoding PP2C family protein-serine/threonine phosphatase: protein MKRSWQITTVDEAARARIAVARAASAYGVTPLDRTRLSAALSARLRRCLTKGGGWRLALTATGGSLHLEVAASPAGDEPPWRFVTPCPEPAAAPVTDPVPGDVTALSEALLGADEDTALVLERLTEQEELVAFHREELHQTNQGVLALHADLDAAGRAQREAFAAERAARREAEEARRRLTFLADASAALTASLNHEEIVRRLPELLVPEYARTVDVWLFDAEDERGASAARPAAAVIAARTGRPQYAAAHPGGLPGVDDQPPSALLPTRPLLCVPLPTRRAPLGVLTLTPPGERWNPDDAVMLVELTRRAGGALDNARRFEHNRDIAETLQRALLTELPATPGLRLAARYLPATYGLNIGGDWYDAFRQPDGSLITVIGDVTGHGLHAAVMMSQLRTALRAYAVDGGSPGELLTRLHTFLHHLQPDLYATAVIARFRPGEPVLTWAAAGHPPPVLRGPDGRVRTLDAKPGAMLGIPLHQEIADHTVPLEPGSTLALYTDGLVERRAQGIDPGISRLAAALGGFGAEELDADVDGAAERILEPMLSDSERDDDVCLLLCHVDSRIDSLVESQVGGRTAGRVGIQVGDPRGGA from the coding sequence ATGAAGCGCAGCTGGCAGATCACCACCGTCGACGAGGCGGCACGCGCCCGGATCGCCGTCGCGCGGGCAGCCTCGGCGTACGGCGTCACCCCGCTGGACCGCACCCGGCTGTCGGCCGCGCTCAGCGCGCGGCTGCGCCGATGCCTGACCAAGGGCGGCGGCTGGCGGCTCGCGCTGACCGCGACCGGGGGCTCGCTGCATCTCGAGGTCGCCGCCTCCCCCGCCGGCGACGAACCGCCGTGGCGGTTCGTCACGCCCTGCCCGGAACCGGCCGCGGCCCCCGTCACCGATCCGGTGCCGGGCGACGTCACCGCCCTGTCCGAGGCGCTGCTCGGCGCGGACGAGGACACCGCGCTCGTGCTGGAGAGGCTCACCGAGCAGGAGGAGCTGGTCGCCTTCCACCGGGAGGAGCTGCACCAGACCAACCAGGGCGTCCTGGCCCTGCACGCCGACCTGGACGCCGCCGGGCGGGCCCAGCGTGAGGCGTTCGCGGCGGAACGCGCGGCCCGCCGGGAGGCGGAGGAAGCCCGCCGCCGGCTGACGTTCCTCGCCGACGCCAGCGCCGCGCTCACCGCCTCCCTCAACCACGAGGAGATCGTGCGCCGGCTGCCCGAGCTGCTGGTGCCCGAGTACGCCCGCACCGTCGACGTGTGGCTTTTCGACGCCGAGGACGAGCGGGGGGCGTCCGCCGCGCGTCCCGCCGCCGCGGTGATCGCGGCCCGCACCGGCCGGCCCCAGTACGCGGCCGCCCACCCCGGCGGGCTGCCCGGGGTGGACGACCAGCCCCCTTCGGCGCTGCTTCCGACCCGGCCCCTGCTGTGCGTGCCGTTGCCGACGCGCCGCGCGCCGCTGGGGGTGCTGACGCTGACCCCGCCCGGCGAGCGCTGGAACCCCGACGACGCCGTCATGCTCGTGGAGCTCACCCGGCGGGCGGGCGGCGCGCTCGACAACGCCCGCCGCTTCGAGCACAACCGGGACATCGCCGAGACCCTTCAGCGCGCCCTGCTGACCGAGCTGCCCGCCACCCCGGGGCTGCGGCTGGCGGCCCGTTATCTGCCGGCCACGTACGGGCTGAACATCGGCGGCGACTGGTACGACGCGTTCCGGCAGCCCGACGGGAGCCTGATCACCGTCATCGGCGACGTGACCGGGCACGGGCTGCACGCGGCGGTGATGATGAGCCAGCTGCGCACCGCGCTGCGCGCCTACGCCGTCGACGGGGGCAGCCCCGGCGAGCTGCTGACCCGGCTGCACACGTTTCTGCACCACCTCCAGCCCGACCTGTACGCGACGGCTGTGATCGCCCGCTTCCGGCCCGGCGAACCCGTGCTGACATGGGCGGCCGCCGGTCATCCGCCGCCCGTGCTGCGCGGTCCGGACGGTCGGGTGCGCACCCTGGACGCCAAGCCGGGGGCGATGCTCGGCATCCCGCTGCACCAGGAGATCGCCGACCACACGGTGCCGCTGGAGCCCGGCTCCACGCTGGCGCTCTACACCGACGGCCTGGTCGAGCGGCGGGCGCAGGGCATAGACCCGGGGATCTCCCGCCTGGCGGCGGCGCTCGGCGGCTTCGGCGCCGAGGAGCTGGACGCGGACGTGGACGGCGCGGCCGAGCGCATCCTGGAGCCGATGCTGAGCGACTCCGAACGCGACGACGACGTATGTCTGCTGCTGTGCCACGTCGACAGCCGCATCGACAGCCTCGTCGAGAGCCAGGTCGGCGGCCGTACCGCCGGCCGGGTCGGCATCCAGGTCGGTGACCCTCGCGGCGGGGCGTGA
- a CDS encoding ATP-binding SpoIIE family protein phosphatase translates to MTRVWDVPVHDSTRVRDARVAAEEAAALAGLDGPRTADAALVATELATNLLKHARGGQLLVEAVPAPGGRSEALLVQIVAVDHGPGMSDVPAALGDGFSTAGSLGAGLGTCRRLSDDFDLHSVLGRGTVALARIGGAAASHGRRAPADAPSPHSPAAVLAGGVNIPFRGGECSGDAWTCVRDGDLLTLMMADGLGHGPGAARASAAAVAEVRRSAHLPPAELLRRLDGALRGTRGAAVGVARLDLRAGRLRFAGIGNIGARLREGDSWRHLISRPGIVGVHRPTTLPETEADWAADRLLVLHSDGLPSRWAPPADPRLLSADPALTAAVTVRDAGSSARPVRDDTAVAVLSPSPSDRP, encoded by the coding sequence ATGACGCGCGTGTGGGACGTTCCGGTGCACGACTCGACGCGGGTGCGCGACGCGCGAGTGGCGGCGGAGGAGGCGGCTGCGCTGGCGGGACTGGACGGGCCGCGCACCGCCGACGCGGCGCTGGTCGCCACCGAGCTGGCGACCAACCTGCTCAAGCACGCGCGGGGCGGGCAACTGCTCGTGGAGGCGGTCCCCGCGCCGGGCGGTCGCTCCGAAGCCCTGCTGGTGCAGATCGTCGCCGTCGACCACGGTCCCGGCATGTCCGACGTCCCGGCCGCGCTCGGCGACGGGTTCTCCACCGCGGGCTCCCTGGGCGCCGGGCTGGGCACCTGCCGACGGCTGTCGGACGACTTCGACCTGCACAGCGTCCTGGGCCGCGGGACCGTCGCACTGGCCCGGATCGGCGGCGCGGCTGCCTCCCACGGCCGCCGGGCCCCGGCCGACGCCCCGTCCCCGCACTCCCCCGCCGCCGTGCTGGCCGGCGGGGTCAACATCCCCTTCCGGGGCGGCGAGTGCTCCGGAGACGCCTGGACCTGCGTGCGGGACGGCGACCTGCTGACGCTGATGATGGCCGACGGCCTGGGACACGGCCCCGGGGCGGCCCGCGCCTCCGCCGCGGCGGTCGCGGAGGTGCGGCGCAGCGCCCACCTCCCGCCGGCCGAGCTGCTGCGCCGCCTGGACGGCGCGCTGCGCGGCACACGGGGCGCGGCGGTCGGCGTGGCCCGGCTCGACCTGCGCGCCGGGCGGCTGCGCTTCGCCGGCATCGGCAACATCGGGGCGCGACTGCGCGAGGGCGACTCCTGGCGGCATCTGATCTCCCGGCCGGGCATAGTCGGCGTGCACCGGCCCACCACCCTGCCGGAGACGGAGGCCGACTGGGCCGCGGACCGGCTGCTCGTACTGCACAGCGACGGGCTGCCCAGTCGCTGGGCGCCGCCCGCCGACCCCCGGCTGCTGTCCGCCGACCCCGCGCTCACGGCCGCCGTGACGGTGCGCGACGCCGGCAGTTCCGCCCGCCCCGTGCGGGACGACACCGCCGTGGCCGTCCTGTCCCCGAGCCCGTCGGACCGTCCATGA
- a CDS encoding anti-sigma regulatory factor — translation MSETSAGVDARLPIRSDLDLVWVRQHVRQAAATLGFGLVEQTKLVTAASELARNTLVYGGGGEVEARAVSDGRAARGLRLTFTDGGPGIADLEQALRDGFTSGEGLGMGLGGARRLVHDFAIDSAPGAGTTVTVTSWAVRPPRPREEQPR, via the coding sequence GTGAGCGAGACGTCCGCGGGCGTCGACGCCCGCCTGCCGATCCGTTCGGACCTGGACCTGGTGTGGGTACGGCAGCATGTGCGCCAGGCTGCGGCGACGCTCGGCTTCGGCCTGGTGGAGCAGACCAAGCTGGTCACCGCGGCCAGCGAACTGGCCCGCAACACGCTGGTCTACGGCGGTGGCGGCGAGGTGGAGGCCCGGGCGGTGTCGGACGGGCGGGCGGCGCGGGGGCTGCGGCTGACGTTCACCGACGGCGGGCCGGGCATCGCCGACCTGGAGCAGGCCCTGCGCGACGGCTTCACCTCCGGCGAGGGGCTGGGGATGGGGCTGGGCGGCGCGCGGCGGCTGGTGCACGACTTCGCCATCGACAGCGCCCCCGGGGCGGGCACGACGGTCACCGTGACGTCCTGGGCGGTCCGCCCGCCCCGGCCGCGTGAGGAGCAGCCCCGATGA
- a CDS encoding MarR family winged helix-turn-helix transcriptional regulator, protein MTAGYADSSDDGGWKDRGRQARQVAEAVESLVACWLAAAEEASPRLPARQLHALRTVRGRPELNLTALAEHLGVGLPTASRLCDRLEAAGLLERTVQPHNRREVQLVLTAYGHRVLADVAERRVRRLTSVFEAMTPAQRAALEHGLFAFHQARTGSPAPGRGPAGPDG, encoded by the coding sequence GTGACAGCGGGGTACGCGGACAGCTCCGACGACGGAGGGTGGAAGGACCGCGGGAGGCAGGCGCGGCAGGTCGCCGAGGCCGTGGAGAGCCTGGTGGCCTGCTGGCTCGCGGCGGCGGAGGAGGCCTCTCCCCGGCTGCCCGCCCGGCAGCTGCACGCTCTGCGGACGGTTCGCGGTCGCCCGGAGCTGAACCTGACGGCCCTGGCCGAGCATCTCGGAGTCGGCCTGCCGACCGCGAGCCGCCTCTGCGACCGGCTGGAGGCCGCCGGGCTGCTCGAGCGGACCGTGCAGCCGCACAACCGGCGTGAGGTGCAGCTTGTGCTGACCGCCTACGGCCACCGTGTCCTCGCGGACGTGGCCGAGCGCCGGGTCCGGCGGCTCACCTCGGTGTTCGAGGCCATGACGCCGGCCCAGCGCGCCGCTCTGGAGCACGGACTGTTCGCCTTCCACCAGGCCCGCACGGGGTCGCCCGCGCCCGGCCGGGGGCCCGCCGGTCCGGACGGCTGA
- a CDS encoding DUF5133 domain-containing protein gives MLTPRPAVLRKLVDEYETLRESGADEHHPQARDLAYTLCVSTGTRDVRHALETARQWLDAASAADAAGRHTDDGPHVYA, from the coding sequence ATGCTGACGCCCCGTCCCGCCGTCCTGCGCAAACTCGTCGACGAGTACGAGACGTTGAGGGAGTCCGGCGCCGACGAGCACCATCCGCAGGCCCGCGACCTCGCCTACACCCTGTGCGTGTCCACCGGGACCCGGGACGTGCGGCACGCCCTGGAGACGGCGCGCCAGTGGCTCGACGCGGCGTCGGCCGCCGACGCCGCCGGACGCCACACCGACGACGGCCCACACGTGTACGCCTGA